AGATAAAACAACGCGTAGCGGAAGTGCCCGAGCATCCTCTCCAAGGGCGGAGCGAAAATAAGAATCGCGAACATATTAAATAACAGATGCTGCAACCCCAGATGGAGAAAAACAGCGGTCACATAGCGCCAAGGTTCATGCAGCGAGTAAGAACTATAGAAAATACCGAGGTCCAACAAGTAGTGGTTCGTTAGCAGATCGGTCCCAAACACTAGGATATTGAGCGCTATAATCGCCGCCGTCACCGGATAAAGCCGCAAATAGCTTCGAAAGCTTTCATATCTTAAAAAAATCATAATATTCCCCTCTAACGTGTAAATTGGACAATGGCAATTCATTATGATTATAATAAATTTGATATAGAGTATACAATTTCAAAGGAGGACGTTAACAAATGGCTCAAGAACGTACAGGCGTTGCAACGCTTAAAGGCAATCCAATCTCGCTGATCGGACCCGAATTGAAGAAAGGTGATAAAGCACCTGATTTCCAACTGAACAAATCGCTGGTGGATGTCGTTTCTTTGAAAGACTTCGCAGGTAAAGTGAAATTAATCAGCGTCGTACCTTCGATCGATACCGGCGTTTGCGATGCACAAACCCGCCGTTTCAACGAAGAAGCCGGCAAACTTGGCGAGAACGTGGTTATACTGACCGTGAGCGTAGACCTTCCTTTTGCTCAGGCACGCTGGTGCGGTGCCGCCGGTGTCGATAAAGTCGTCATGCTGTCGGATTACAAGAACAATAACTTTGGCCAAGCTTACGGCGTCCTCATAAAGGATCTTCATCTTGATATGCGCAGCATCTTTGTCATCGATGCCAATGATACCATCCAATACGTGGAGGTTCTGGGCGAAATGACGGAACACCCGAACTATGAGAACGCTCTTAATGCGGTAAAAGAGCTCGTATAGCTTACATATGCGCAGGCGCGAACGATGCGTCCGTTAATAACAAAAGCGAGAGAAGGGCTCCCCTTCCTCGCTTTTTTGTCATTATGCTCCGGATGTTTTGTAAGCCGAAAGCTTCTTGTCGAGGGTCCGGTAAATATCAAGAATAACCCGGTAATTCGATCCGAGGTCGCCGAATGAGCCGCGCGATGCGGAGTAGATATCGACGGCCGACGTTACCGGATTAACGTTAATAACTGAAACAGTAATATCCATCGTACGACCGGTCACCGTTCGTCTCTCCAGAACGATTTCCCCGACGGAGTGCACTTCATGCAGCACCTTGTAGCCTTGCATTTTTTTTAGTGTGGAGACGACTTCTTCCCACGCCTTTTCCTTGGACAGCTTGTAATAATGGGATTTAAGCAATGGATCTTTCGCTTTATCGCCAGTCAATTCATGACTGCGCAGCAACCCTATTAGGGTTCGCTTCAACAAAGGTGATCTCCCCCTCCGACTTCTATATACGCCAATTGTGCTTTCTGACCATTTAAGAAATATCATAGCATAGTTCACACAATAAAAAAAAGGGGTTGCCCCCTTTTCGTGTTTTGAAGAAAACCCGCCTATGCCGTCCGGCCCGCTTGTTTCTGAACCCGCTCTCGCAGGTGGGTGTCCGCAGAAACGCTTTTGAGATCCCCTTTCGAGGGCGTGTCAGCTGCGTTCCAATATAGGTCTCCCGTGAAACAGCCATTGGTTCAAAACAACGTGAAGCCGTAACGAGCAAAAGCAGGATGTACAATTATTATAGACGTATTTGTTGTAAAAGTAAACGCGTCGTCCAAACCTATTTATGTGCTGCTTGCCCTTCATCGTTATCCTTTTTCACTTCTTCGTTCAAATTCATCAGTTCCGCTTCAGCTTGCGTAGCTGCAGCTTTTTCCGCCTGAAGCTGGAGCTTCATATAGATCTGATAGAAGCCCCAGAACGAAATCACGGCTACGACACTGCCAGTAAAGAACGGAACGAGAAACATCAATTTGGCGGAACTGAAGCTGATGTATACGACGAGACCGCACATAACAGCAGTGGATAAAGAACGGAACGGCCGGCCGATTGTGAGCAGAACCGCATTTTTAAGCAGCTGGAACGTCTTCATATGGTAATGAACGACCATTGAGAAGAAATTAAACAGCGACACTGCAAGAAGCGCCATGATTGCAATAAATAAGTAGGAGATAAGCTGAAACGACTTGAGCTCCCGCAAATAAACCTGAAAATCGACGATAAGAATAGTGAACAGAATAACATACAATATTCCGCCGACCATGCTCTGTACATAGCTTTCCTTATAATTCCGGAAAAATGTTCGCAGCAGGGGTGCATCCACTTCCCCCATCACCCATTTGCGCGCGACGCCGAACATAGCCGCCGTAGCCGGAAAAAGCGTGAACGGAGCAATGATGCTTGACAAGATAAGGCTGCTCAATAACTGGTCGGTCGATTGAGCGACGATGACCGGAAATATTAAAAAGATAAACGGTATCGAACAAATGATCCAAAGCACATTCGTTACCGATAGCCGCATAATCCATTCGGAGATTTTATAAAGCCCGCCCATTAAACCTCTCATTTCCATGACTTCCCGAATCCTCCTAAGGCGTTTCGAAGAAACGCTGCATCGTAAGCATAACCTTGGCGTTTCGAAGAAACGCTGCATCGTAAGCATAACCTTGGCGTTTCGAAGAAACGCTGCATCGTAAGCATAACCTTGGCGTTTCGAAGAAACGCTGCATCGTAAGCATAACCTTGGCGTTTCCAAAGAAAACGCAAGCGATTTCATTATGTTCTACTATAATACAGGTTGGCCCGATTAGCCAACGTTCATTATCAAAATTTCGCAAATTAAAAAACCGGGGCAATCCGTCCGATTGCTCGGCTATACGGATAGCCCCGGTCATTCACTTAACTGTTGCGGAAATCATCCTGGCGCGAACGGCGTGCTTCGCCGCGGCCCTCTCCACGTCCCTTGCCTTGACCGTCGCGGTCACGATCGCGGTTATAACCGCCGCCGCCTGTGCCTGTGCCGCTACCGCCACTGCTGCTTCTTCCGTAACCGCCGCCGCGGCTGTCTCCGCTCCGGCCGTCACCGCGTCCGCGCGGGCCGCTGCCCGAGCGGTTGCCGCCGCCAAAAGGTCCGCCGGAAAAACGACGACCGCTTGTACGAATATCCGGTTTCCGCTTTTTCGCCCGGATCGGATCTTCAGGAGTCAGTTCAATACTGATATCCTTCTTCTCACCGGTAATAAGCTTAATCGCTGCAGCAAGCAGATTCACCGAATCGTACTGCTCCAGCAATTGAATGGCGATACCTTTAAATTCATTAATGGCATCGTTCTGAACAAACTCGAGAAGACGTTCAGCCGTTACGCGCTGCTTGCCTTCAATTGCTTCCGCAATGCTTGGCAGAGGCTTCTTCGCGATTTTGTGGCGCGTTACCTTCTCGATAAAATGCATATGGTCGATTTCTCGCGGGGTTACGAACGACCATGCCGTTCCTTCTTTACCTGCACGGCCTGTCCGGCCGATCCGGTGAACATAGCTTTCGGGATCCTGCGGCAGGTCGAAATTGATTACGTGCGTTACGCCGGATACGTCAAGACCGCGGGCCGCGACGTCTGTAGCAACAAGCACATCGATGCTGCCATCGCGGAATTTCCGCATGACGTTATCACGTTGATTCTGCGACAGGTCGCCGTGCAAGCCGTCCGCCGAGTAACCGCGCTTCTGCAGAGCTTCGCTCAGCTCGTCGACACGGCGTTTCGTACGTCCGAAAATAATCGCAAGGTCCGGTGATTCCATATCAAGCAGACGGCTCAGCGCGTCAAACTTCTGACGCTCATGAACTTCGATGTATGCCTGGTCGATCAGCGGCGCACTTACTTGCTTCGGAATGACGGAAACATGCTCAGGGTTTTTCAAAAACTGCTGTGCGAGTCTCTGAATGTTAGGCGGCATCGTAGCCGAGAACAGCATTGTATGCCTGTCATCAGGCACGAGCGACAGTATCGAAGTAATGTCTTCCATGAAGCCCATGTCGAGCATTTCGTCCGCTTCGTCTAGTACCACCGTTTTAACATCGTCAAGTCGGATCGTCTTACGGTTTATATGGTCGAGCAACCGTCCCGGCGTTCCGATAATGATTTGCGGCTTCTTTTTCAAAGCGCGAATTTGTCTTCCGATCTCCTGTCCGCCGTAAATCGGCAATGAACGAAGACCTTTGTAACGGGTAAGCTTTCCGATCTCTTCCGAAACTTGAATGGCAAGCTCGCGGGTCGGGGTCATAATTAGTGCGACGATACGCTCTTCGGTGACCGGAATCTTATTGACAAGCGGGATTCCGAAGGCGGCCGTTTTGCCCGTTCCCGTCTGAGCTTGACCGATCAAATCGGTACCGGTCAGCGCAATTGGAATGGACTTTGATTGGATTGGGGTTGATTCCTCGAATCCAAGTTCAGTGATGGCTTGCAACACTTTGGGTTCCAAGCCGAATTCAGCAAATGTTTTCAAACTTTTTCAATCTCCTTCTATCTGCATCCTACAGAAAATATACAGTTCATTATAGCACAACAACCTTGACGAATACCAGTAAACGTAAACTACGCATACTATTACCCTATCCATGGAGCGGGCAAACGCTCGTCCTGTCCGGATATAACCGCTTAATACAAGCCGAGGTGAACATTGTCATGAGAAGGACCCGAACGGTAATAATAATGCTGATCAGCTCGCTCCTGATTGCTTTCGGCTTCAATCAACTGCTTATTCCCCACAGAATGATCAGCGGCGGGCTGGCCGGCATCACCATGATCGCCGGCTATGCAACCGGTCTGAATATAGGCTGGCTTTATTTCCTGTTGAATATTCCTATCCTTTTGTGGGGCTTGCGCGAGCTTGGCGTGCGTTTTGTCGGCTGGAGCATATTCTCTGTTTTGACCACAACCGTCGCCATGCAGGTCATTCCCGTGCATCCGTTCGTAAACGATCTGATGCTTGGCGCGGTGTTCGGCGGAGTCATTGTAGGATTCGGCAGCGGAATTTCTCTTCGGGAAGGCGCTTCATCCGGGGGAGTAGATATTGTCGCAAGCATTGTCACCAGAAAAAGGGAGATTTCCATCGGCATGCTGATCTTCGTGATCAATGGCAGCATAATAGCCGCGCTCGGATTTATGACGGCGAACTGGGATATCGCGCTTTTCTCGCTGCTTTCGATCTTCACCACCGGCAAAATGATCGATCTGATTCACATCCGTTATGTCAAAGTAACGGCTTTCATTGTCACAAACCGGACTGACGCACTCCGCCAGGCCCTGCTCCCGCTTAAGCGCGGAATTACCGTCATCCGGACCCGCGGGGGTTACACCGACGCGGAAAGGGACATGCTCATGACGGTCACTACCCGTTTCGAGCTTGCCGAGCTGCGCAATATTATTTTAAAAACGGATCCGAACGCCTTTGTGAACATTGTCGAAACAGTTGGGATCATGGGAGATTTTCGCCGTCCTACAGTATAAACCTTTACCCTCGCCGCGGGCCTTCGCATGCCCGGCAAATATGGAATTTTCAGCATGTCACTAGGTTTTTTCAGTTTCTGCTGTTATAATAAAACTATCCCGCAGATTTAGGTTTCATGCCATACGCTTTTTGCCCTCCATTACGATGAAAGGGTGATGCTTCATGGATATGGAAACAGTCAAACTGTTGATGATTGTGGAAAAGCTGGTCCCAGAGCTAGTGCCTTTTCTCACGGAGCGGGAATTGAACTTGAATATCGTGCTTCGGGATGGACTGGCATTGCTGGAACCGGGAGATGCGATGGAGATTGTGCAGCACAGCATTTGTGAATATCAAAGAGAAGTGCTCTTGCACTAAGAAAGGCGAGCGGGAACGTACAAGCGTTCCCGCTCTTTTTTTGTTTATTTATTAAAAAGGGGAAAAATACTCTGTGCGTTGCATAAAATCTGCATTATAATTTGAATACAGAAGCAGCGGGGGAGTAAAAAATGGACGTCATATTATCCGTAATGTTGTTATTATTGCAGGTTTTCAACGGCGGCGGGGTGCACGCAGGACAAGAAAGCGCTTCAGCAAGCAAGATGCTAAGTTCGTTATTTCTGGCACCGATAATGCACGGCTCAGGTATACCGGTTCCCGGGCCGACCGCGCCGGAAACCCCGAATCGGGAAGGAGCCGGGACTTCATCGGTCAAGTACGACCCTCAGCCGGACGCGCCTAAGATTAAAGGAATCTACGTAACCGCACACAGTGCGGGAGGCTCGCGGATGGAATCGCTGTTAAAGCTTTTGGATGATACCGATTTGAATGGAATGGTTATCGATTTGAAGGACGACAACGGCTATATCACTTTTCCGACGGACAATGCCGAGCTTCTCAAGCTTGGTACGCCGCAGAAATATATTCGCGACATTAAGGGTTTAATGGAACGGCTCAAGAAGCACGATGTCTACCCTATCGGCCGGGTAGTCGTCTTTAAAGACACTGTGCTGGCCCGCAAACATCCCGAGCTGTCGTTCCGCCGCAAGGATGGTTCGATCTGGGAGAACGGCAAGAAGGACAGCTTTGTGAACCCGTACCGAAAAGAGGTGTGGGATTACAACATTGCCGTCGCTAAAGAAGCGGTAAAGCTCGGTTTTAAAGAAATTCAGTTCGATTATGTGCGTTTCCCGGAGGGTTTCGAGAAGAAAGCGGACTCACTTGTGTACGACAAAACCAAAGAAAGCCGCGTCGACACCGTGGCGGAGTTCGTCAAATATGCGAAATCCCAGCTGGAGCCTCTCGGCGCACGCGTATCGGTCGATATATTCGGCTACGCCGCATCCGTGCCTGCGGCCGAGGGAATCGGTCAGGATTTCGTGAAAATTTCCAAGCATGTCGATATTATCTGCCCGATGGTGTATCCAAGCCATTACAGCACCGATTGGTTCAAACTGAAGGATCCGGATAAAAACCCGTACGAAACAATTAAAGGCTCCATGATCGATACGCATAAGAAGCTTGATCCGATCGGCTCTTACAAGCCGGTAATCCGGCCCTGGATTCAAGATTTCACCGCGAGCTGGCTGGGAAAGGGGCATTATATCAAATATGGCGCGAGCGAGGTTCAAGCCCAAATCAAGGCGCTTCACGACACGGGTATAGATGAATTTCTGCTTTGGAATGCAGGGAATAAGTATTCGGCCGGCGTCAATTATAAATAATGCATCAGCTATTATTCTTATAGTTCAAGTAAAAACGCCCTGCGCAGCTGGTTCGACAGTTTTGCTGTCTTACGGCTATGCAGGGCGTTCTTTGTTGACGCGTGCTAACCTTGCAGCTTCGCCGCCATTTCCAAGAAATAATTAAGCGTTCGTGTAACGCGAAGCCGAACGTCCTGTCCGGCCGGCTCGCCATTCTCGGCAAACTCGCGCTGCGCACCGCCGACAGAAATCCACTCCGGGCAGTTGATTCCATGCACGTTACGGACAATGGTCTGCAAATGCTGCAGCGAGCTGACGCCCACAGGGCCTCCCGCAGCGCTGACCGATAAAACCGCTTTGCCGTCAAAGTGGTCAAATCCCAGGTAATCAAGCGCGTTTTTGAGTACGCCGGAAACACTTCCATGGTACTCCGGCGTGGAGAGGACGATCGCATCCGCTTCAAGCACTGCTTCACTCATTGCAGCCACTTCAGCGTGTAATTCAGTGTCGTCGGGCGAATAAAGCGGAAGGCGCCGCTCATATAAATCGATAAAGGATACCTGGTGTCCCTTCTCTTCGATAAGCTTCATCAAGTATTGACTGACTCTGGTGCTTGCTGCTCCTGCGCGGTTGCTGCCCGTAATGATTGCAATATGCATTCTCCCTATTCTCTCCTTCCATAACTTTACATACATGGTAGTCTGTTTTGTTATGTTAGTCAATGCTATTTACTTCGCTTGATTATTCATTGTGCGCGATGAAGTAGCCGGTTCCCGGCTCCGGCCGCTTCTTTTCCACAACGGCAACTGATTTCAATACCGGCATTTTTATATAATGGCGGGCGACATGGCTCTCCACCAAGGAAAATGCCTGTTCGTCGGTTTGCGCAAGCAGAATAAGATGCGCAGAGTTACCTTCCATTTCAATCTCGATTTTATATAGGAACATGCGCGTCAGCTCTCCTTTTGCAAAATTAAAGCCTTATACCGGTGAATGCAAATTCGTCTTCTAGCGCCGGTATAAGGCTTTTATGTTGATTATTGTGATAAACGAAGTGCAAGATTGTACAGTTCCATGTTGAACGGTTTTTTCGTGCTTACCACTTTCTCGATATCCGTAACGGTTAGTTCTCCCCTTATAATGCCGCAAGCTTTGCCGGAATCGCCCTCCATGAGCTTACGAACCGCAAAGTCACCAAGCTGACTGGCCAAAATTCGGTCATTGTGCGTTGGATTGCCGCCGCGTTGGATATGACCGAGCACGGTAACACGCGGTTCCAAACCGCATTCATCCGTTAACCCCCGGCCAATCTGATCGCCCGTGCTTGCGCCCTCGGCCACTACGATAATACTATGCCGTTTGCCCGCCATGAAATTTTCTTTCATCCGGTTTGCCACTTCTTTGATATCAAAAGGCACTTCAGGTACGATAATTGTCTCCGCGCCGCTTGCAAGTCCTGCGAACAAGGCAATATCCCCGCAGCGGCGGCCCATAACTTCAACGATCGATGAACGTTCGTGCGAGGTCATCGTATCGCGCAGCTTATTGATTGCGTCGACCACGATGCTGACCGCCGTGTCGAAGCCGATCGTAAAATCGGTGAACGGAATATCGTTATCGATCGTGCCCGGCAAGCCCATCGTTTTAATACCCAGCTTACTGAGTTTATTCGCGCCTTGATAGGAACCGTCTCCTCCAATGACGACCAGGCCGTCGATACCCCGCTCGCGAAGCACCTCGGCACCCTTACGCTGGCCTTCCTCGGACAGAAACTCTTTGCAGCGGGCGGTTTGCAGAATCGTTCCTCCGCGTTGAATTATATCCCCAACGCTGCGGAGATCCATTTGTCTTAAATCGTTGTTAAGCAGCCCCTGATACCCCCGTTGGACCCCGTAAACCTCCAATCCATGGTAGAGTGCGCTGCGCACTACCGCCCGCACGGCCGCATTCATACCCTGCGAATCGCCGCCGCTTGTAAGAACGGCAATAGATTTCACTTCCGACATGTCGATCCACTCCTCTTTTTGTCTCTTCAAAGCTGTATATTAAGATTGCTGCATCCTGATCCAAACACTGTTCCCCCAAAAAAATAACCGCGTTAAGGGGCTTTTTCTCATCAAATGCTTGGATACGCGCCTTACGTCGTCTTGTTCCCTTACCTTCGGGTCGGACAAATACAAGGCCAGCAGCCCTTCTATAATCATGCGGTGAAACCCCGGCGCGGGAAGCGCCTGAACATCCCGGCGAGCACGTCTGGCGATCTCGCCGATTCGCTCCACAAGCCTGGACTGATCGTCATAATAGTTGCAGAAATTCAAATCGCCGCCTTCGCGGTCTTCTTCCTGATCGATTAAATAATCGAGCATGATATGAAGACTGCATATATGAGGAAAGTAGGCGTCCCGAATCATTATAGCGTCCGACACCGTCAATCCTTCTTCGGCCGCGGCCAGAAATAACATGAACATACCGAGCGTTGAACCGGTGGCAGCGGCGAATTCATTCCAGTGCAAGCCCGGAACCTTGTGGCTGTGCTTCTCCCACCAGGCTAGCAGCAGCGGTTCGCGGCGGTCCTTCACGATATGCTTGTACACCTGCAAATCCCCGTACAAGCCTACGAGCTCGGATACAAATGGCTGAACGCTGGCATAGGAAGGAAGCCTATTCACGCACGATTGGCATGTGCGTACCAGCTCATGCAAATAACCGCCGTCTTCGCGCTCGCTGCGCAGCGCATAATAGTCGCGAAGCGGCGCATTCGGGTTTACGGCATCCAGCATCGACTGATGAAGCAGCCGGAAGTCGCCCTCGTCCAGCGAAGTGCTGCGGTCGCATAAGTTATCCAAATAGTCGCTTATTGTCTGCAAGGCGACAATGAGCGGAATCAATATATGACGCTTGCCTAAGTTGGCCGCGGCATATACGCCCCCTCCTTCGCAGTGAAACTGCTTGTTGGTCATGCTTGCAAGAGCCTGCGTCCTCAATTCCGTGTCTGGAATAAGCTCCGCGATCGTCCGCAGACGCCGAAGCTCCGATCTGACTTCCGGCAGCACATATTTATAAACCCGGTACATAAGCAGTACGGGCGTTCTCGGCACATGGCGAGCACGAGCTGGCATCGGCATTGTTGGCGCCCTCCTTGACACATTCCTTTAGGAATGGCGCCGCGTTTCAATCTCCTGATTGATGCGGTACCAAATATGCAAATCGTTAATGCGGCTTGCCAGTTCCGCAATATCGGCATTTATTGTACAGGAAGTCTCGAAATCTTCTTCCTCGTTTAATTGCGCCTGTTTCGTATTAATTAAGCGCTCGAGCGCAAAAACCCGGTCCGGGATGGTACCGCGAATAACTTCCCAACGGGTAACGATATCCGCTTGCTCTTGATCGTTGTAACACTCCCACTCACGATTCAGTTCGGGCAGCGCGATACCAAGCCGTTCGTTCCATATGAAAAATTGGTTCACCATGTAAAACCCCCAACCAATAATGTACCATTTCAGAACGCACAAATCCAGAGCGAAATCTTGTTCGTTCGGTTCGTTTACACAATCTGGAAGAGGTGGTTTGAGTTCGGGTGTCATTTATTGCCACCGTAAAGTTCTGCACTCTGCAGCGCCCTCATCCGTGCTATACTGATGTACAAAGTAATGGATATGGATATGGAGTGACAGAGATTATGGGTTTATCAAGTTCCGGTTCGGGGCCAACCGCAGCACTTACGGGGGCCGTGAAATCGTCTACCGCTTCTAAGGAAGCAAACCTGCTGAGAAGCTTCAGCTTTGCCGTGTATATGACACAAGCGATTGTCGTCTCGTATTTTCCTCTCTACTTCCTCGACCGGGGGTTTTCGGCTTCCCAAATCGGAATTATATATGCCACCGGACCGTTTATCTCCGTTTTTGCCAATCTGCTGTTTGGTGCCGCCAGCGATAAGTACCGCACCATCAAGAAAATATTAGTCTCTTTATTAATCGGACAGTTCCTCATGGTATCTTTGCTTTTTTCAACCGACTCCTTTATACTCATTTGCTTTCTCATGCTTGCCTTTTATTTTTGCCAGACGCCGATGAATCCACTAAGCGACAGCCTCATCCTTCTGTCCAGCCAATTTACGGGTACGCCTTATGCGCTCGTCCGCATTTTCGGCTCGCTGGGCTTCGCTTTTATGGCCTTCTTCATGGGGCAGCTTCTGAGGTTCACCGGGTCCTCATCCACTTTGATTTTCTGCCTGTGCAGCGTAGGGATTTCCTTCATGTTCTCGCTTGGGCTTAAAGACTATCAGGGATCGCTGCGAAAAATTGAATTCTCCGGCTTTTACAAGCTGCTGCGTAAGCCTGAGATCGTCGCCTTTTTCGTCCTCATATTGATAATTTCGATCTCTCACCGAATGTATGAAGGTTTTCTGGCCGTAACGCTCCGGGAAATGGGAGCCAGCGATTCACTGGTCGGCATTGCCTGGTTAACTTCAGCGGTCAGCGAAATTCCGGTATTCTTTCTGCTCGGCAAATACGGGCATAAGTATAAAGAGCTGCCGCTGCTGGCAATAGCGAGTCTTATGTATGCGATCCGGTTCTGGCTGATCAGCGAAATTACGTCGCCCGTCTGGATCCTTCCGATCCAGGCTATGCACAGCGTTTCGTTCGGCATATACTTCGCTACGGCACTGCGCTATTTATCATCTATTATACCGGACGAGTACCGCTCCTCGGGCCAGGCCGTTTATGCCGTCGTATGGACGGGTTTTGCCGGTATTATAAGCGGTACGGCCGGCGGCGCGGTTTTCGAGCATTTTGGCAAAAGCGCCTTCTTCCAATTGGCGATGACATTGGCGCTTGTCGCCTCCGTGAGCTTCCTGGCGAAACATTTTATTACCCGGGCGAGCGGATAAATCCTGCCTCTTTTCTGTTGCAAAAGCGGGAGGTTTCACTATAATGAGGGAGGGAGTGATAGAGAGATGAATTTTGAATCGGTAAAAGTGCTGATCCATGAACGCCGAAGCGTTCGCAAATTTACGGACGAGCCCGTCACAACGGAGCAAATACGCGAATTAATCGATTGCGCTCGCTATGCGCCAAGCGACACGAACTCGCAAACCTGGAAATTTGTCGTGATAACGAATAAGACGAAAATAAAAGCGATAGAAGATCTGACCTGGGTTCAGCTCCATTCCCGGGCAGAGCGTGCG
This is a stretch of genomic DNA from Paenibacillus sp. sptzw28. It encodes these proteins:
- a CDS encoding putative glycoside hydrolase; the encoded protein is MDVILSVMLLLLQVFNGGGVHAGQESASASKMLSSLFLAPIMHGSGIPVPGPTAPETPNREGAGTSSVKYDPQPDAPKIKGIYVTAHSAGGSRMESLLKLLDDTDLNGMVIDLKDDNGYITFPTDNAELLKLGTPQKYIRDIKGLMERLKKHDVYPIGRVVVFKDTVLARKHPELSFRRKDGSIWENGKKDSFVNPYRKEVWDYNIAVAKEAVKLGFKEIQFDYVRFPEGFEKKADSLVYDKTKESRVDTVAEFVKYAKSQLEPLGARVSVDIFGYAASVPAAEGIGQDFVKISKHVDIICPMVYPSHYSTDWFKLKDPDKNPYETIKGSMIDTHKKLDPIGSYKPVIRPWIQDFTASWLGKGHYIKYGASEVQAQIKALHDTGIDEFLLWNAGNKYSAGVNYK
- a CDS encoding tetraprenyl-beta-curcumene synthase family protein; this translates as MPMPARARHVPRTPVLLMYRVYKYVLPEVRSELRRLRTIAELIPDTELRTQALASMTNKQFHCEGGGVYAAANLGKRHILIPLIVALQTISDYLDNLCDRSTSLDEGDFRLLHQSMLDAVNPNAPLRDYYALRSEREDGGYLHELVRTCQSCVNRLPSYASVQPFVSELVGLYGDLQVYKHIVKDRREPLLLAWWEKHSHKVPGLHWNEFAAATGSTLGMFMLFLAAAEEGLTVSDAIMIRDAYFPHICSLHIMLDYLIDQEEDREGGDLNFCNYYDDQSRLVERIGEIARRARRDVQALPAPGFHRMIIEGLLALYLSDPKVREQDDVRRVSKHLMRKSPLTRLFFWGNSVWIRMQQS
- a CDS encoding NADPH-dependent FMN reductase; its protein translation is MHIAIITGSNRAGAASTRVSQYLMKLIEEKGHQVSFIDLYERRLPLYSPDDTELHAEVAAMSEAVLEADAIVLSTPEYHGSVSGVLKNALDYLGFDHFDGKAVLSVSAAGGPVGVSSLQHLQTIVRNVHGINCPEWISVGGAQREFAENGEPAGQDVRLRVTRTLNYFLEMAAKLQG
- the tpx gene encoding thiol peroxidase produces the protein MAQERTGVATLKGNPISLIGPELKKGDKAPDFQLNKSLVDVVSLKDFAGKVKLISVVPSIDTGVCDAQTRRFNEEAGKLGENVVILTVSVDLPFAQARWCGAAGVDKVVMLSDYKNNNFGQAYGVLIKDLHLDMRSIFVIDANDTIQYVEVLGEMTEHPNYENALNAVKELV
- a CDS encoding DUF3906 family protein, translated to MFLYKIEIEMEGNSAHLILLAQTDEQAFSLVESHVARHYIKMPVLKSVAVVEKKRPEPGTGYFIAHNE
- a CDS encoding YitT family protein; this translates as MRRTRTVIIMLISSLLIAFGFNQLLIPHRMISGGLAGITMIAGYATGLNIGWLYFLLNIPILLWGLRELGVRFVGWSIFSVLTTTVAMQVIPVHPFVNDLMLGAVFGGVIVGFGSGISLREGASSGGVDIVASIVTRKREISIGMLIFVINGSIIAALGFMTANWDIALFSLLSIFTTGKMIDLIHIRYVKVTAFIVTNRTDALRQALLPLKRGITVIRTRGGYTDAERDMLMTVTTRFELAELRNIILKTDPNAFVNIVETVGIMGDFRRPTV
- a CDS encoding DUF1499 domain-containing protein, whose translation is MLKRTLIGLLRSHELTGDKAKDPLLKSHYYKLSKEKAWEEVVSTLKKMQGYKVLHEVHSVGEIVLERRTVTGRTMDITVSVINVNPVTSAVDIYSASRGSFGDLGSNYRVILDIYRTLDKKLSAYKTSGA
- a CDS encoding YesL family protein; its protein translation is MEMRGLMGGLYKISEWIMRLSVTNVLWIICSIPFIFLIFPVIVAQSTDQLLSSLILSSIIAPFTLFPATAAMFGVARKWVMGEVDAPLLRTFFRNYKESYVQSMVGGILYVILFTILIVDFQVYLRELKSFQLISYLFIAIMALLAVSLFNFFSMVVHYHMKTFQLLKNAVLLTIGRPFRSLSTAVMCGLVVYISFSSAKLMFLVPFFTGSVVAVISFWGFYQIYMKLQLQAEKAAATQAEAELMNLNEEVKKDNDEGQAAHK
- the pfkA gene encoding 6-phosphofructokinase, which codes for MSEVKSIAVLTSGGDSQGMNAAVRAVVRSALYHGLEVYGVQRGYQGLLNNDLRQMDLRSVGDIIQRGGTILQTARCKEFLSEEGQRKGAEVLRERGIDGLVVIGGDGSYQGANKLSKLGIKTMGLPGTIDNDIPFTDFTIGFDTAVSIVVDAINKLRDTMTSHERSSIVEVMGRRCGDIALFAGLASGAETIIVPEVPFDIKEVANRMKENFMAGKRHSIIVVAEGASTGDQIGRGLTDECGLEPRVTVLGHIQRGGNPTHNDRILASQLGDFAVRKLMEGDSGKACGIIRGELTVTDIEKVVSTKKPFNMELYNLALRLSQ
- a CDS encoding DEAD/DEAH box helicase, encoding MKTFAEFGLEPKVLQAITELGFEESTPIQSKSIPIALTGTDLIGQAQTGTGKTAAFGIPLVNKIPVTEERIVALIMTPTRELAIQVSEEIGKLTRYKGLRSLPIYGGQEIGRQIRALKKKPQIIIGTPGRLLDHINRKTIRLDDVKTVVLDEADEMLDMGFMEDITSILSLVPDDRHTMLFSATMPPNIQRLAQQFLKNPEHVSVIPKQVSAPLIDQAYIEVHERQKFDALSRLLDMESPDLAIIFGRTKRRVDELSEALQKRGYSADGLHGDLSQNQRDNVMRKFRDGSIDVLVATDVAARGLDVSGVTHVINFDLPQDPESYVHRIGRTGRAGKEGTAWSFVTPREIDHMHFIEKVTRHKIAKKPLPSIAEAIEGKQRVTAERLLEFVQNDAINEFKGIAIQLLEQYDSVNLLAAAIKLITGEKKDISIELTPEDPIRAKKRKPDIRTSGRRFSGGPFGGGNRSGSGPRGRGDGRSGDSRGGGYGRSSSGGSGTGTGGGGYNRDRDRDGQGKGRGEGRGEARRSRQDDFRNS